A single Chryseobacterium sp. DNA region contains:
- a CDS encoding GNAT family N-acetyltransferase, with the protein MKLETERLILNGINESHVEDILRIRSNELINKYVRRNSPKTNYDALEFIVSVRKRMQTGEMMFWGISYKDQRNLIGTICLWNFSEDRKTAEVGYELLPDYHKKGIMSEALSSVLEYGFNSLNLHKIFAFTHQMNRDSQALLLKHGFVLDEHTTDEKNLENMIFSLQYLRD; encoded by the coding sequence ATGAAACTGGAAACTGAACGATTAATTTTAAATGGAATCAATGAAAGCCACGTAGAAGATATTTTACGCATCCGGAGCAATGAGTTGATCAATAAATATGTCAGAAGAAATTCACCAAAGACAAATTATGATGCGCTGGAATTTATTGTAAGTGTCAGAAAAAGAATGCAGACCGGAGAAATGATGTTCTGGGGGATTTCTTACAAAGATCAAAGAAACCTTATAGGAACAATTTGCCTGTGGAATTTTTCAGAAGACCGGAAAACGGCTGAGGTAGGGTATGAACTGTTGCCGGATTACCATAAAAAAGGAATCATGAGCGAAGCGCTGTCATCGGTTTTAGAGTATGGATTTAATAGCTTAAATTTACACAAGATTTTCGCTTTTACCCATCAGATGAACAGAGATTCTCAGGCATTGCTTTTGAAACATGGTTTTGTTTTGGATGAACATACAACAGATGAGAAGAACCTTGAAAACATGATCTTTAGTTTACAATATTTGCGTGATTAA
- a CDS encoding uracil-DNA glycosylase — MTWTEILAPIKSTEYFKTLWGKVKNEYATTQVFPPRNQIFRALELTPFEDVEVVIIGQDPYHNDYQANGLCFSVSEQVAAPPSLKNIFIELKDDLGVVRTSKELDDWGKQGVLLLNATLTVRAHSPNSHKDLGWEKFTDFIIKEISDKKENVVFILWGAFAQKKAELIDPTKHFILKSAHPSPFSVHRGFFGSRPFSKINEYLVSRGKKPISW, encoded by the coding sequence ATGACCTGGACAGAAATTTTAGCCCCGATAAAGAGTACGGAATACTTTAAGACCTTATGGGGAAAAGTAAAGAATGAATATGCCACCACTCAGGTTTTTCCACCGAGAAATCAGATTTTCAGAGCCCTGGAACTCACGCCTTTTGAAGATGTGGAAGTGGTGATCATCGGGCAGGATCCTTATCATAACGACTATCAGGCAAACGGATTGTGTTTTTCTGTTTCTGAGCAGGTAGCGGCACCTCCTTCGCTTAAAAATATTTTTATTGAGTTAAAAGATGATCTGGGAGTGGTAAGAACATCTAAAGAACTGGATGATTGGGGCAAACAGGGCGTATTGCTATTGAACGCTACCTTGACGGTTCGTGCCCATTCACCGAATTCTCATAAAGATCTCGGCTGGGAAAAATTCACTGATTTTATCATTAAGGAAATTTCGGATAAAAAGGAAAATGTGGTGTTTATCCTTTGGGGAGCTTTTGCACAGAAAAAAGCCGAACTCATAGATCCGACTAAGCATTTTATTCTGAAGTCGGCGCATCCGTCACCGTTTTCTGTTCACAGAGGTTTTTTTGGAAGCAGGCCTTTCTCAAAAATTAATGAATATCTTGTTTCCAGAGGGAAAAAACCTATTTCGTGGTAG